Proteins co-encoded in one Marmota flaviventris isolate mMarFla1 chromosome 9, mMarFla1.hap1, whole genome shotgun sequence genomic window:
- the Apbb1 gene encoding amyloid beta precursor protein binding family B member 1, whose product MSVPSSLSQSAINANSHGGPALSLPLPLHAAHNQLLNAKLQATAVGPKDLRSAMGEGGGPEPGPANAKWLKEGQNQLRRAATAHRDQNRNVTLTLAEEANQEPEMAPLGPKGLMHLYSELELSAHNAANRGLRGPGLIISTQEQGPDEGEEKAAGEAEEDDEDEDEDEEEDLSSPPGLPEPLESVGPPGPQILTDGPREHSKSASLLFGMRNSAASDEDSSWATLSQGSPSYGSPEDTDSFWNPNAFETDSDLPAGWMRVQDTSGTYYWHIPTGTTQWEPPGQASPSQGNSPQEESQLTWTGFAHGEGFEDGEFWKDEPSEEAPMELGLKDPEEGTLPFPAQSLSPEPLPQEKEKLPPRNANPGIKCFAVRSLGWVEMTEEELAPGRSSVAVNNCIRQLSYHKNNLHDPMSGGWGEGKDLLLQLEDETLKLVEPQSQALLHAQPIISIRVWGVGRDSGRDFAYVARDKLTQMLKCHVFRCEAPAKNIATSLHEICSKIMAERRNARCLVNGLSLDHSKLVDVPFQVEFPAPKNELVQKFQVYYLGNVPVAKPVGVDVINGALESVLSSSTREQWTPSHVSVAPATLTILHQQTEAVLGECRVRFLSFLAVGRDVHTFAFIMAAGPASFCCHMFWCEPNAASLSEAVQAACMLRYQKCLDARSQTSTSCLPAPPAESVARRVGWTVRRGVQSLWGSLKPKRLGSQTP is encoded by the exons ATGTCTGTTCCATCGTCATTGAGCCAGTCGGCCATTAATGCCAATAGCCACGGAGGCCCTGCACTGAGCCTGCCCCTGCCCTTGCACGCTGCTCACAACCAGCTGCTCAACGCCAAGCTGCAGGCCACAGCTGTGGGACCCAAGGACCTGCGCAGTGCCATGGGGGAGGGTGGTGGGCCTGAGCCAGGCCCTGCCAATGCTAAATGGCTAAAGGAGGGCCAGAACCAGCTCCGGCGGGCTGCCACAGCCCACCGTGACCAGAACCGCAATGTGACCTTGACCCTGGCAGAAGAAGCCAACCAGGAGCCTGAAATGGCACCATTAGGCCCCAAAGGTCTGATGCATCTATACTCTGAGCTGGAGCTCTCAGCCCACAATGCAGCCAACCGAGGGCTTCGAGGACCTGGCCTTATCATCAGCACCCAAGAGCAAGGGCCAGatgaaggagaggagaaggcagCAGGGGAGGCCGAGGAGGATGACGAAGATGAGGatgaggacgaggaggaggactTGTCTTCTCCCCCAGGGCTGCCTGAACCCCTGGAGAGTGTGGGCCCCCCTGGGCCTCAGATCCTTACAGATGGCCCCCGGGAACACAGCAAAAGTGCCAGCCTTCTATTTGGTATGCGGAACAGTGCAGCCAGTGATGAGGACTCAAGCTGGGCTACCTTATCCCAGGGAAGCCCCTCCTATGGCTCCCCAGAGGACACAG ATTCCTTCTGGAACCCCAACGCCTTCGAGACGGATTCCGACCTGCCGGCTGGATGGATGAGGGTCCAGGACACCTCAGGGACCTACTATTGGCACATCCCGACAGGGACCACCCAGTGGGAACCCCCTGGACAGGCTTCCCCCTCACAAGGGAACAGTCCCCAAGAGGAGTCCCAG CTCACCTGGACAGGCTTTGCCCATGGAGAAGGCTTTGAGGATGGAGAGTTTTGGAAG GATGAACCCAGTGAGGAGGCCCCAATGGAACTGGGATTGAAGGACCCTGAGGAGGGGACATTACCCTTCCCAGCTCAGAGCCTCAG CCCAGAGCCACTGCCCCAAGAGAAGGAGAAGCTGCCTCCACGGAATGCCAACCCAGGAATCAAG TGTTTCGCCGTGCGTTCCCTAGGCTGGGTGGAGATGACTGAGGAGGAGCTGGCTCCAGGACGCAGCAGCGTGGCAGTCAACAATTGCATCCGTCAGCTCTCCTACCACAAAAATAATCTGCATGACCCCATgtctgggggttggggggag GGAAAGGATCTGCTATTGCAGCTGGAGGACGAGACACTAAAGCTGGTGGAACCCCAGAGCCAGGCACTGCTGCACGCCCAGCCCATCATCAGCATTCGCGTGTGGGGCGTTGGGCGGGACAGTGGAAG GGACTTTGCCTACGTAGCTCGTGATAAGCTGACCCAGATGCTCAAGTGCCACGTGTTTCGCTGTGAGGCACCTGCCAAGAACATCGCCACCAGCCTGCATGAGATCTGCTCTAAG atCATGGCCGAACGGCGCAATGCTCGCTGCTTGGTAAATGGACTGTCTCTGGACCACTCTAAACTTGTGGATGTCCCTTTCCAAG TGGAATTCCCAGCACCTAAGAATGAATTGGTACAGAAGTTCCAAGTCTATTACCTGGGGAATGTGCCTGTTGCTAAACCTGTTG GGGTAGATGTGATTAATGGGGCTCTGGAGTCAGTCCTGTCCTCCAGTACCCGTGAGCAGTGGACCCCAAGTCATGTCAGTGTGGCCCCTGCTACCCTAACTATCTTGCACCAGCAG ACAGAGGCAGTTCTAGGCGAGTGTCGGGTACgcttcctctccttcctggctgtggGCAGAGATGTCCACACTTTTGCATTCATCATGGCTGCCGGCCCAGCCTCCTTCTGCTGCCACATGTTCTGGTGCGAGCCTAACGCTGCCAGCCTCTCAGAGGCTGTGCAGGCTGCGTGCATG CTCCGCTACCAGAAGTGTCTGGATGCCCGCTCCCAGAcctccacctcctgcctcccagcACCTCCTGCAGAGTCTGTTGCCAGGCGTGTAGGTTGGACTGTCCGCAGGGGTGTTCAGTCGCTGTGGGGCTCCCTTAAGCCCAAACGTCTTGGGTCCCAGACCCCATGA
- the Smpd1 gene encoding sphingomyelin phosphodiesterase — protein MPCHGVSTRWGHPRFCWKQALERTSGAPGLGLPWMVLSLALVLVLLHPMVLWVPARAHPLPAQDHPTRFHGIVPRLRDAFGWRNLTCPVCKGLFTAINFGLKKEPNVARVGSVAIKLCKMLNIAPPTVCQSAVQLFENDMVEVWTRSVLSPSEACGLLLGSTCGRWDIFSSWNISLPAVPKPPPKPPSPPAPGAPVSRVLFLTDLHWDHDYLEGTDPNCADPLCCRRGSGLPPTSQPGAGYWGEYSKCDLPLRTLESLLSGLGPAGPFDMVYWTGDIPAHDVWQQSRQDQLRALTTITDLVRKFLGPVPVYPAVGNHESTPVNGFPPPFIEGNQSSRWLYEAMAKAWEPWLPAEALNTLRIGGFYALSPRPGLRLISLNMNFCSRENFWLLINSTDPAGQLQWLVGELQAAEDRGDKVHIIGHIPPGHCLKSWSWNYYRIVARYENTLAGQFFGHTHVDEFEVFYDEETLSRPLAVAFLAPSATTYISLNPGYRVYLIDGNYTGSSHVVLDHETYILNLTQANAPGAKPQWQLLYKARETYGLPNALPAAWHNLVYRMRDDMRLFQTFWFLYHKGHPPSEPCGAPCRLATLCAQLSARADSPALCRHLVPNGSLPGGQILWPRPLFC, from the exons ATGCCCTGCCACGGAGTGTCAACCCGCTGGGGCCATCCCAGGTTCTGCTGGAAGCAGGCACTGGAGAGGACCTCAGGAGCCCCCGGTCTGGGACTCCCGTGGATGGTCCTGAGCCTGGCGCTGGTGCTGGTTCTGCTCCACCCCATGGTTCTCTGGGTCCCTGCCAGAGCTCACCCTCTTCCTGCTCAAGACCATCCTACCAGATTCCATGGCATAGTCCCCCGGCTCCGGGATGCCTTTGGGTGGAGAAATCTCACCTGCCCAGTCTGCAAAGGCCTATTCACCGCCATCAACTTCGGGCTGAAG AAAGAGCCCAATGTGGCACGGGTGGGCTCAGTGGCCATCAAACTGTGCAAGATGCTGAACATAGCACCACCCACTGTGTGCCAGTCAGCTGTCCAGCTTTTTGAGAATGATATGGTGGAGGTGTGGACACGCTCAGTACTGAGTCCATCAGAGGCCTGTGGCTTACTCCTGGGCTCTACCTGTGGACGTTGGGATATCTTCTCATCTTGGAACATCTCTTTGCCAGCTGTGCCGAAGCCACCCCCCAAGCCACCCAGCCCACCTGCCCCAGGTGCCCCTGTCAGTCGGGTCCTCTTCCTCACTGACCTGCATTGGGATCATGACTATTTGGAAGGCACAGATCCTAATTGTGCAGATCCTCTGTGCTGCCGACGGGGCTCTGGCCTGCCACCCACCTCCCAGCCAGGTGCTGGATACTGGGGAGAGTACAGCAAGTGTGACCTGCCCCTGCGGACCCTGGAGAGCCTGTTAAGTGGGCTGGGCCCTGCTGGGCCTTTTGATATGGTGTACTGGACAGGAGACATCCCTGCCCATGATGTCTGGCAACAGTCTCGTCAGGACCAGCTGCGAGCTCTGACCACCATCACAGACCTCGTGAGGAAGTTCTTGGGACCAGTTCCAGTGTACCCTGCTGTGGGCAACCACGAGAGCACACCCGTCAATGGTTTTCCTCCCCCCTTCATAGAGGGCAACCAATCTTCCCGCTGGCTCTATGAGGCAATGGCCAAGGCCTGGGAGCCCTGGCTGCCTGCTGAAGCCCTTAATACCCTCAG AATTGGGGGGTTCTATGCCCTTTCCCCACGCCCAGGCCTCCGCCTCATCTCTCTCAATATGAATTTTTGTTCCCGTGAGAACTTCTGGCTCTTGATCAACTCCACAGACCCCGCTGGACAGCTCCAGTGGCTGGTGGGGGAACTTCAGGCTGCTGAGGATCGAGGAGACAAA gTGCATATTATTGGTCACATTCCCCCAGGGCACTGCCTGAAGAGCTGGAGCTGGAATTATTACCGGATTGTAGCCAG GTATGAGAACACCCTGGCTGGTCAGTTCTTTGGCCATACTCATGTAGATGAGTTTGAGGTCTTCTATGATGAAGAGACTCTGAGCCGGCCACTGGCCGTAGCCTTCCTGGCACCCAGCGCCACCACCTACATCAGCCTTAATCCTG GTTACCGTGTCTATCTAATAGATGGAAACTACACCGGGAGCTCTCATGTGGTCCTGGACCACGAGACCTACATCCTGAACCTGACGCAGGCGAACGCACCAGGAGCCAAACCACAATGGCAGCTCCTCTACAAGGCTAGAGAAACCTATGGGCTGCCCAACGCGCTGCCGGCTGCCTGGCACAACCTAGTATACCGCATGCGGGATGACATGCGACTCTTCCAGACCTTCTGGTTTCTCTATCATAAGGGCCACCCGCCCTCGGAGCCCTGTGGTGCACCCTGCCGCCTTGCTACTCTGTGTGCCCAGCTCTCTGCCAGAGCTGACAGCCCTGCTCTGTGCCGCCACCTGGTGCCGAATGGGAGCCTCCCAGGTGGCCAGATCTTGTGGCCAAGGCCCTTGTTCTGCTAG